Below is a genomic region from Virgibacillus dokdonensis.
GCATGCTTATATAATTTTCTGTCTTTTTAATGATAGAAAGCTATCATAGATTCCTAATGAACGAGCCACATCCATACAATAGTGGCTTTCTAAGCGAAGAGAGTTTTTAAGAGTTATCGTATAATTAAACCATGGTAAACATTGGGGGAATCACTATCTACTATACTTGCAGTCGAGTTTTTATACAAAGTGTATTGCGCTATTTGACGGAAAGCCAAGTTTTTCTAATGATACATATTTTGGGGGGAGATTGTTTTGAAGCTTATATTAGCACAATTACTACTCATCGGTGTTGTCTGGACTGGTATGGCTTTTTTCTTTTCGGAAATGACAGAGCCAGCTAAGATTATTTTTTATTTAGTGACTTCATGGATGTTATTATTAATCGTACTTATTGCAAAAATATGGTGGAAAAACAGAAAGAATGAAGGATGATGACAAATGCTATCAATAGAAAATGCTTCCAAATCGTATGGCGATAAAACACTGTTTCATGCAGTTACCTGTCATATTACTAGTGGTGAGCGAATTGGGTTAATTGGCGTCAACGGTACAGGAAAGTCTACCTTTTTAAAAGTTATTGCTCGCATCGAACCAGCCGATCAAGGAGAAATTCATCATGCAAATGATTATCGTATTCAATATTTATCTCAAGACCCGTCATTAGATCCAAACTTAACTGTAATGGAACAAATCTATTATGGGGACGCGGCTATCATGAAGGTGATGCGTAATTACGAGGAAGCGCTGCTTCAGTTACAGCAAAAACCTGAAAGTGAAAAGGTGCAAAACAATTTACTAGCTGCACAGCAAGAAATGGATCGCTTGGGAGCTTGGGAAGCTAATACGACAGCGAAGACCATTTTAACAAAGTTGGGAATTACAGATTTCGATAAGCTAACAGCGACACTATCAGGAGGGCAAAAAAAGCGAGTAGCTCTTGCAAATGCATTAATTCAGCCCGCTGATCTACTTATTTTAGATGAGCCGACGAATCATTTGGATCATGCGGCTATTGAATGGTTGGAGAAATATTTACAGACGTATCCCGGATCGCTGTTGCTAGTAACCCACGATCGTTACTTTTTAAATCGAGTTACCAACCGAATTTTTGAATTGGATCGTGGTAATTTATACACATATGAAGGGAATTATGAACTGTTCTTAGAAAAGAAAGCAGAACGCGAGGAACAGGAAAAAAGTGAAGAAATAAAACATCAAAATACGCTGCGACGGGAATTAGCTTGGTTGAGAAGCGGTGTAAAGGCACGTTCTACAAAACAAAAAGCAAGAATTGATCGTGTGCAAGCTATGAAGGGAAAGACGTTTAATACGAAACAGGAAAAACTTGAAGTTCCTGTTGGTTCGTCAAGGCTCGGAAAAAAAGTTATCGAATTAAAACAAGTGCATAAATCATTTGGGAATAAGGAAATGCTATCTAATGTAAAAGAACTGTTAATACCTGGTGACCGTGTAGGTATTGTAGGACCTAATGGATCTGGAAAGACTACTTTTCTTCATATTATGGCACAACGGCTAATACCTGATGCTGGTGAAGTGATCGTTGGAGATACAGTAAAAATTGGTTACTATACGCAAGGGGAAGAAGAGTTAGACGGGGAACAGCGTATTATTGATTATATTAAAGAGATAGCGGACGTCATTTACACAAAAGATGGTTCTGTGATTACAGCTGAGCAAATGCTGGAACATTTTTTATTCTCGCGGAAACAGCAATGGACGTATATTCGAAAATTATCGGGCGGAGAAAAGCGCAGGCTATATTTACTGAAAGTGTTAATGCAAGAGCCTAATGTGTTGTTTCTGGATGAACCAACAAATGACCTAGATACGCAAACGTTAAGCGTGCTAGAAGAGTACTTGGATCGTTTCCCAGGAGTTGTCGTCACTGTTTCTCATGATCGTTATTTCTTAGATCGAGTTGTCGACAGGTTAATTATTTTTGATGGCAAAGGGAATATTACTTCTTATCATAGTAATTATAGTGATTTTTTAGCGCAACAAGAGAAAGCCGAAATAGCAACGAAAGCGGAAAAGAAGACCAAGATCGTAAAGCAATCACCAAGCCTACAAAAGAAAAAGCTGTCCTATATGGATAAGAAAGAATGGGACGAAATCGAGGATGTTATAGCTTCGTTGGAAGAAAAGCTAGAAACGATTAAAAATGATATTGTGGAGGCGGGAAGCGATTCAGAAAAAGTGCAGAAACTATACGAAGAGCAGATGAGCGTAGAACAAGCTCTAAATAAAAAAATGGACAGATGGGAAGAACTATCTTTGCTTATAGAAGAATAGTTCCCTCTATATGAAAAAACACGGTGCTTGTTAACTATAACACTGTGTTTTTTCGTTATTTAACAAATAGTAGCTCTTGTGTAGAGAGCGGACGGTATTGAATGATAGTTTGCATAAAATAAACCTTTTATGTCTAAACTTACATAGAGTAGATGATGTATTTTTGTTATAAATATAAGTGCTATGACTGATTTCAAAAAGGTGAGTTTATTGAGTGCTGAAACATTATATCTGCAAATATATAACTTGAAAGAAAAACTGGGTAAGTTAGAATCAGAGTACTGGCAACTTACCTCTAATGTTGAAACATGGTACTTTTGGTTTAATATTTCGTTTTTCTTTATCCCGCTGTTCATTTTATACAAATTTATTGATCGAGAGAGAATATTTGAAATATCATTTTATGGATATTCTGTTCATATGATTAGTTCCAAAGTGAATGGTGCGTTAGAGGCGAATAATTTGCTTGTTCATCCTCATGATTTAACATCTTTATTTCCTAGTGGCATGACAGTAACAGCGGTCATTTTACCAGTAGCTTATATGCTATTGTATCAATATTGTATCAATCAGAATAAAAATTTTTATGTCTACACGCTATTATTATCTATTTTAATTTCCTACGGTCTTGATTATATATTTATTCTGATTGATTATTTAAAGCTTAACAAAGGGATGAATTTAACCTATTTATTGTTATTAAATTTTGTGGCGGCATGTCTGTCCTACTGGTTGACCGTTTTGTTTAAGTGGATCAAGGTACATAGAAAGTAGAAGGAAAGGAATAGTTTTAAATGCGTGAACACAAACTAAACGTAATAAAGCGACGTGAGGTGAGTGAGTCATGAACGAGCAAGAAATGATGAATAAAATATTTCATTTAAAAGATGAGTTGGATTATTACAGGCAGCAATTTTGGGAGCTAACGTCAAGTATCGATACATGGCATTTTTGGTTTAATTGGATAAGTGTTCTGATTCCACTTGTTCTCTTGTACTTTTTTATGGATCGAAAAAGCGTTTTTGAATTAGGTTTTTTTGGGTTTGCTATTCATGTGATGTGGACAAATATAGATACGGTGTTATCCATGAAGAATGTATTAATTACCCCACATAATATTTTTTATTTATTTCCAACAAGCTTAACAATTACAACGGTTGTATTGCCGGTAGGTTTTATGTTTATATATCAATATTGCGAAAACAAAGGGAAAAATTACTATATCGCAGCAATTATTATGTCAGCCTTTTTCGGATATTTGTTAGCACCTACTTTTGAAGCTATAGGAATGCTGGAGTTAAGAGCAGGTATGCGATTTACTTACATTTTTTTAATTGACATTGCCGTTGCTTATTTGGCTTATTGGTTAACGAAAGGATTCTGGTTATTAAAACGGCAGGGAGGTAAATCATCAAAACAAGCAGGCTAACCTAAGGCTAGCCTGTTTGTTTAAGAGTTATCTTTAAAGTTGTAAAATACTTTACTGTTTAGTGTTGGCCAACCCTTCAATTGCGATCGTTTCTACAATAGCTGTTTGGTTGTCTCTAATATTAGCTTCTAATTCTACTTTGTCTCCTTGCTGCAAGAATATGGCTCTTGGAGCTTTTCCGGAGTTCACCGTGTAGATAATAGGGTCATCTTGAAGTAGAAATTGTACAACTTGCTTTTTATCTTGTGTTGTAACTAGTACACGTTCTACTTCGCCGTCACGCTTTTCTAAGTTTGCATCTCCCGTTGATTCCACATTACTTGGATCTTGTGCCAAAGCAAGGCGATAAGATTCTAGTGTGCCTCTAGCAGTATCTCCAAAGACGACGAAATCGGAATCGGCTGCTTTAATATAAGCATAATGTTTAAAGAGTCCATTTGGATCGAGAACATTCACGACCCATGTAGGGTTTCCATCGATATTATAAAGAACTGGCATGGATCCAGTCCATTTTTTCTCTGGAAATTCTTTGTTGACAATCTCTTTTGCACCTTTACTATCCATAATGCCGTTATTTTTTTCTCCGTTAAAATATGTTAATTCACCTGTTCTAGCGTTTATTAGTGTATAACCTAGAGCAGAGTCAATGTTTTCCTTTGGAGAGGACATATCAGTAAAGTAATGCATTTCCCCATTCTCGTCAAAGATTGGTGTAACACTTGCTTCAGTCCCAGATTCGTTCGGTATTTTAACATCTTTTTTGCCAAAGATAGAATTGAGCCATCCATGTACATATTTTCCGAAGTATTCATTTTCCTCCGAAGCCATCTCAGAGCTAATAGGGCCTTCAATAAATGAAGGTGCTTCTTCTGATTTATACAGCTTTACATCACTGGATACTGGATCAACAACAGCTACATGTAATTTTTGCAAATTAGGTTTATTCGTTAATCCAATCGGTTTATACAGTGTCTGTACATACCAAGGTTTTCCTTCTTCATCGACTTCAATTTGCGCCTCTCCGCTTTGGATATAATCAGGATGCGCATTGTAAATGGTTCGTGATATTTGATGGTTAAAGTAACTTGAATTGGTATATTTCATCTTGCTCTTAACAAATTTTGGCTGCGCGTTTACATCTGTAGCTGAGATGGTGAAATATCCTTCTGTTTCTTTACCGCGAAAGTATTTCCAAAACCCAGTAAACTCTACAGGGGCTACAAAAACAATCTCGTCACCGATCTTTTGTACTTGTAATTTACCTAGATCATAAAACTGTGTATTTGGTACTACGCTCATTGCCTTTTGTACTTTATTTCTTGCGAATTCTGGTGATACAACAATTGGTGTTGCATCTTGATCTAATGGTTTTGCTTCGTCTATTTCTTCTTTGGTTATGGACTGATGTGCATCATCTAACGTAAAGATTCCTAAAATGATGAAACCGGGAATAGTAATAATGGCAAGCAGAATAAGTGCCCCTGTAATAGCATCAAAATGCTTGGTTGATTTCGTGAATGGTTTACTTTTTGTTAGTGCATATAAGCTAACCATTCCTACAGTCCCGACAATTAAATTTGCTATCGTCATGTTCGGTATCGTAATTGGTGGCATGACTATGTATATGATAATCACACTGAGTATGAATAAGGTCGCAAAAACAAGACCAACTGCTTTTAGTGTTGTCATGCGGTATTTTTTATTTTGTACAATAAAAAATATAGCGATAAGAGCATACAAAATAAATGAAAGTATCGTTGTTGTTAGCATTCCTATCATTTTTTCCACTCCTTAAAAAATTTGGCTTGTCGCCAAGTCTTCTGGCAACAAGCTGTTTTTTGCTTATACTATAAACCTTTAAACTTTTATACTTTCCTATAGTATAAATAAAAAATCTACCTGTTTCTACGTTTTTAAAAAGAGAAAAGTTTCATTAAACATATAAACTGAGGTGTTATCAGATGAGAAAATCCTATACTTTTCTAAGTGTATTATAAACCATAGCGTTTATGTTACGATTGGGCAATGATCTAAGCAAACCTTTTCGATTTTCAAATGGAAGAAAAAGGATTACAATGAGAAAAGAAATGAAGGAAAAGGGTGGGAAACGATGCAAACCATCTATAGTGATGTTAAACAATTTCGGGGCAGTCATTATGATTATGGCTATCAACAAGGATTAAATCTAAAGCAGACATATATATTGCAAAATAGGAAAAAACAATGGAATATCCGGCAACCACGATTTGAAATTCATGAAGCTGAAGTAAAGCAAATAATCCAACCAATTGCACCTGGCATTTGGGATGAATTATGTGGGTTAATGGATGCACTTCAATGGCAGATGGTCGATATACTAAAAGAATTTGGTGGTTACCGATTGGAATATAAAAAAAGCGGCTGTTCCATTTTTACTAGTTCTGAATACATGATCCGCAACTACGATTATCATCCAAAGACATATGAAGGTCGCTATACGGTTTTTCAGCCTAGCGATCAAGGTTATGCAACGATTGCTCCATCTCAACGCATCACTGGTAGGATGGATGGAATGAATGAACACGGATTAGCAATTGGCTATAATTTTATTCATCGACGTCGTCCCCAAGATGGATTTATTTGTAATATGATTGCAAGAATCGTCATAGAGAATTGTAAAAATGCACAAGAAGCAATAGCTTTATTACAGGAAATTCCCCATCGACATTCGTTTAGTTATGTTTTATTGGATAAAAATGGGGAAAGCTATGTTGTAGAAGCGTCACCACGGTCTGTAAATATTCGTACAGATCAAGTTTGTACCAATCACTTTGAGAATCTGGTTGAAGAGAATCGTCATCATTTAAAAGACTCAAAACGAAGGCAACAAATCATTAAGGAGCAAACGAACGATACAACCAATGCTTATGAAGCTTTTAAACTGATGAATGATTCTAAACGTGGGGTTTTTTCGACGAAATATAAGCAATGGGCTGGAACGATTCATACATCAGGTTATTTTCCTAAGCAGTTAAAAGCATGGTTCGCCTTGGGAGGCGATAGAGACCCGGTTATTTTTGATTTCAAAAAGTGGTTAAGTGGAAAAAACTTTACTATTAAACAGGTGATTGGTAAAGTAGATACTTCATTACCGTTTATTCATATGGAAAGAATATGAACGTAAAGTATGTGCTGTAAGACGACGAGTTAAACAATGTGGGAATACATATTGCTAAATACGCGTTTGTCAAAACTTAGGTGATAATGATTGTATGAATATTTCATAGCACAATGAAAAAATGCACCATGAAAAGCCTACTTTAGCTTGGGGAAACGTTTAAATAACTAGAAAAAAAGGAATATCAATATAAGTCTTTCCTTTTGTACCATAGTTGTAATATACTCTAATGGAACATCATTATAGGAGGTAGTCTAATGAAGCTTTTTCAAGTGAGGAAAGGGCAGTTTGTTTTTTATCGAAATGAATTGCACCAAGTGTATTCAGTAAAGCCGATGTTTAAGAAATCTGTACATTTATATCGTTTAAAGGATATGCAACAGATATTGACGAAAGCAAGTGAAATTGAATTATGTCGTCCACAACATAATGATACATTTATTTTTTATGGGAAACGATATACCATTGATAAATATAAACGACCAGAGTCAGGTGATTATATTCTAATCATTAAGCCAGCGCCAGATTTTCTTGACCACTATTCACTGAATGCGATTGAAAAAGTTGATAGTGTAGAAGATGGGAATGTGGTTACTACTAGAGATAATGGTGTAAAGCATAGCGAATATGTTGTAATGGTTCCAGGGAAAGCAGAAGCTAGTCGAGAAATTGCATATTATGATAAAAGTTTGGTCCCTGAGGAGCAGCAAATTCAAGATGAATCGATCAGCTACTTGGCGGAAAGTGATACGAATCTTAAACCTGCTGTTGGGGATATTTATATTGATGTACATCAAGAAACAAAGGCAATGATTGTTGCGATGACCGAAGATGAAGTCGTATTTGGTCACGGGGTTCGCATACATGTATCTGATTTGTTAAATGAAGAGAAGTATAAATTAGTTTATCGGTTTGAAGAGGATTTATAAGGAGTAGCTGACTCTACAGAAAGCACGTTTTCTGGTAGGGTTGGCTATTTCATTTTTCCTTTATCTTAGTTGATTTGTTCCACTCGCTACGTTGCTAAACGGGTGCCCCGAGCCTTTATTCTATGGCATATAAAATAGCTGAGTTATTAAAAAAATGTGAAATTAGTCACGGAAAGCTTGTATAATTTATTTGATCACTGATATACTAAAAGGTGTGTGGAGTACTAAAATTGTCCGGGAATTCAATTGGAAATGCAGGTATGTAAAGAGAGAAGTTTTTATAAATTAGCTCAAGCTTTTGTTACGTTGCCTGCATATCTACTCTTTGATAACCGGTAGAAGGGGCGATGACAATGTCAGAAATTATTTTTATTTCACCAAGCAAGTATATTCAAGGAAAAGATGCTTTAAAGAGTCTAGGGAAACATGTCAAGCCAATTGGTAAAAAGCCATTAATTTTGTCTGATGATGTGGTATGGGAGATTACAAAAGAAACCATTGAAGCAAGTATGAAAGAAGAAAATGTAGCTTATCATTATGTACCATTTAATGGTGAGGCTTCCATAGCTGAAATTGATAGAGTTGTAAAGAAAGGTAAAGAAGCAAGTGTTGATACGGTAATAGGTGTAGGCGGAGGAAAGACGCTCGATACCGCAAAAGCAATTGCTGACGGATTGGAAGTAAGCGTTATTATCGTTCCAACAACTGCGTCCACTGATGCGCCTACAAGTGCGTTATCTGTTATTTATAGCGATGAAGGTGTTTTTGAGTCGTATAAATTTTATGATAAAAACCCAGATCTTGTGTTAGTTGATACAGCTGTTGTCGCTAAAGCGCCTGCAAGGCTCTTTGCTTCAGGAATTGCTGACGCAATGGCGACATGGGTTGAGGTAAGAGCTACATTGAAGAGTAATGGAGAAGCTATGGCAGGTGGAAAACCAAGTATTGCTGCCAAAGCGATTGCGAAAGAATGTGAACATACACTATTTGCATATGGCGAAGCTGCATTTCATGCAGTGAAGAAAGGTATTGTAACCAAACATGTAGAAGCTGTAGTTGAAGCAAATACATTGTTATCTGGTCTAGGGTTTGAAAGTGGTGGTCTAGCAGGTGCGCACGCTATCCATAATGGTTTTACAGTTCTAGAGGGAGATATTCATCATTTAACACATGGTGAAAAGGTCGCTTACGGTACATTAGTACAGCTTGTTTTAGAATTGCATCCAAAAGATGAGTTACAAAAATACATCGACTTTTATAAGAAATTAAGCTTGCCAACGACTTTAAAAGAGATGCATTTGGATAATACTTCTTATGAAGATTTACTCCGAGTTGGTAAGGCTGCTACACAGGAAGGCGAAACGATGAGCAATTTATCCAATGAAGTTACTGCAGATGATGTGGCCAATGCCATTCTTGCGGTAGACCAATTAAGCAATGCGTAAGATTAAAATGAGAAAAGAAATCTTAAAAAAGAACCGTCCAATAGCTTTAGGGCGGTTCTTTTTTTGTACTATAGGAAACTAACAAGATTGTTCTATGTCTTTAACATAGATGCTGCTTTGTATCCAAGGATATTCACGGGATCTTTTGGACTGGAATAAGGCGGTGCATAGGCAAGCTCTATTTCTTGCAAATCAAAAACAGTAAGCTTTCCTTTAATAGCAGTTGATAAAATGGCCAACCGTTTATCAGCACCTGCATAGCCAACTACTTGTCCACCGTAAATCTGCCCATCTTTAGCATCAAATAAAACTTTGATCCAAAGTTTGTCTGCAGAAGGAAAATAACTAGCATTCGATAAGGTTTCTAATGTTGCTTCTTTAAATAAAATGCCTCTAGCTGTTAAACTGTCACTGTTAGCACCAGTGGCTCCAATGGTCATATCAAACAGCCGTAATATACTTGAGCCAATGGCCCCTTGATAGGGAATATATTCATTGTTTAAATGGCTAGCAATGATAAAAGCTTGGCGATGGGCTGGCCAGGCTAAAGCAATTATTTTTGCTGCTCCAGTAATTTCATCGGTTGTCTCCACAGCATCTCCAAGTGCATAGATGGAAGGGTCTTCCGTTTGCATAAAATGATTTACTTTAATAGCGCCCGTTTCGCCAATTGATAAATCCGCATTGCTTGCTAATTGAGTATGGGGTTTTATTCCTACCGCCATAATGGTCAGATCAGCTTCTACTGTTTTGCCGCTCTCTAAATGTAAAGTTCTTCCGTCATTCGTAAACTTTTTTAACCCATCATGAAGGACTAAGTTTATATTTTTTTCTTTTATAT
It encodes:
- a CDS encoding CoA-disulfide reductase gives rise to the protein MAQKILIVGGVGGGATVAAQIRRNNQDAIIMLFEKGEYVAFSNCGMPYYLGGTVQDRDQILFSTEKFTEKYNVNVKTKAEVTAIQRNEKTVTYMADGQENTENYDKLILSPGATAIMPSIPGLNKARTFSLHTIPDMDKIAKYMQEQQPKTAAIVGGGFIGLEMLENLYEQGITCTLIDRSDQVMNPVDSDMAALVHSYIKEKNINLVLHDGLKKFTNDGRTLHLESGKTVEADLTIMAVGIKPHTQLASNADLSIGETGAIKVNHFMQTEDPSIYALGDAVETTDEITGAAKIIALAWPAHRQAFIIASHLNNEYIPYQGAIGSSILRLFDMTIGATGANSDSLTARGILFKEATLETLSNASYFPSADKLWIKVLFDAKDGQIYGGQVVGYAGADKRLAILSTAIKGKLTVFDLQEIELAYAPPYSSPKDPVNILGYKAASMLKT
- a CDS encoding DNA-binding protein — encoded protein: MIGMLTTTILSFILYALIAIFFIVQNKKYRMTTLKAVGLVFATLFILSVIIIYIVMPPITIPNMTIANLIVGTVGMVSLYALTKSKPFTKSTKHFDAITGALILLAIITIPGFIILGIFTLDDAHQSITKEEIDEAKPLDQDATPIVVSPEFARNKVQKAMSVVPNTQFYDLGKLQVQKIGDEIVFVAPVEFTGFWKYFRGKETEGYFTISATDVNAQPKFVKSKMKYTNSSYFNHQISRTIYNAHPDYIQSGEAQIEVDEEGKPWYVQTLYKPIGLTNKPNLQKLHVAVVDPVSSDVKLYKSEEAPSFIEGPISSEMASEENEYFGKYVHGWLNSIFGKKDVKIPNESGTEASVTPIFDENGEMHYFTDMSSPKENIDSALGYTLINARTGELTYFNGEKNNGIMDSKGAKEIVNKEFPEKKWTGSMPVLYNIDGNPTWVVNVLDPNGLFKHYAYIKAADSDFVVFGDTARGTLESYRLALAQDPSNVESTGDANLEKRDGEVERVLVTTQDKKQVVQFLLQDDPIIYTVNSGKAPRAIFLQQGDKVELEANIRDNQTAIVETIAIEGLANTKQ
- a CDS encoding ABC-F family ATP-binding cassette domain-containing protein — its product is MLSIENASKSYGDKTLFHAVTCHITSGERIGLIGVNGTGKSTFLKVIARIEPADQGEIHHANDYRIQYLSQDPSLDPNLTVMEQIYYGDAAIMKVMRNYEEALLQLQQKPESEKVQNNLLAAQQEMDRLGAWEANTTAKTILTKLGITDFDKLTATLSGGQKKRVALANALIQPADLLILDEPTNHLDHAAIEWLEKYLQTYPGSLLLVTHDRYFLNRVTNRIFELDRGNLYTYEGNYELFLEKKAEREEQEKSEEIKHQNTLRRELAWLRSGVKARSTKQKARIDRVQAMKGKTFNTKQEKLEVPVGSSRLGKKVIELKQVHKSFGNKEMLSNVKELLIPGDRVGIVGPNGSGKTTFLHIMAQRLIPDAGEVIVGDTVKIGYYTQGEEELDGEQRIIDYIKEIADVIYTKDGSVITAEQMLEHFLFSRKQQWTYIRKLSGGEKRRLYLLKVLMQEPNVLFLDEPTNDLDTQTLSVLEEYLDRFPGVVVTVSHDRYFLDRVVDRLIIFDGKGNITSYHSNYSDFLAQQEKAEIATKAEKKTKIVKQSPSLQKKKLSYMDKKEWDEIEDVIASLEEKLETIKNDIVEAGSDSEKVQKLYEEQMSVEQALNKKMDRWEELSLLIEE
- a CDS encoding C45 family autoproteolytic acyltransferase/hydolase produces the protein MQTIYSDVKQFRGSHYDYGYQQGLNLKQTYILQNRKKQWNIRQPRFEIHEAEVKQIIQPIAPGIWDELCGLMDALQWQMVDILKEFGGYRLEYKKSGCSIFTSSEYMIRNYDYHPKTYEGRYTVFQPSDQGYATIAPSQRITGRMDGMNEHGLAIGYNFIHRRRPQDGFICNMIARIVIENCKNAQEAIALLQEIPHRHSFSYVLLDKNGESYVVEASPRSVNIRTDQVCTNHFENLVEENRHHLKDSKRRQQIIKEQTNDTTNAYEAFKLMNDSKRGVFSTKYKQWAGTIHTSGYFPKQLKAWFALGGDRDPVIFDFKKWLSGKNFTIKQVIGKVDTSLPFIHMERI
- a CDS encoding glycerol dehydrogenase, whose amino-acid sequence is MSEIIFISPSKYIQGKDALKSLGKHVKPIGKKPLILSDDVVWEITKETIEASMKEENVAYHYVPFNGEASIAEIDRVVKKGKEASVDTVIGVGGGKTLDTAKAIADGLEVSVIIVPTTASTDAPTSALSVIYSDEGVFESYKFYDKNPDLVLVDTAVVAKAPARLFASGIADAMATWVEVRATLKSNGEAMAGGKPSIAAKAIAKECEHTLFAYGEAAFHAVKKGIVTKHVEAVVEANTLLSGLGFESGGLAGAHAIHNGFTVLEGDIHHLTHGEKVAYGTLVQLVLELHPKDELQKYIDFYKKLSLPTTLKEMHLDNTSYEDLLRVGKAATQEGETMSNLSNEVTADDVANAILAVDQLSNA